A stretch of the Medicago truncatula cultivar Jemalong A17 chromosome 5, MtrunA17r5.0-ANR, whole genome shotgun sequence genome encodes the following:
- the LOC11420540 gene encoding filament-like plant protein 5 isoform X1 translates to MDRRGWPWKKKSSDKITKAEKPFVTLDSVGSTLSSVAHLGNQQDNCTNKNYVQISMESYTRMSGLEDQVVNMENQIKDLEANLSAAYSELDNKESLVKQHAKVAEEAVSGWEKADAEVVSLRHQLESITLSKLSCDERIAHLDGALKECMKQIRTVKEESEQKIQEVILMKSQQWEKFKLELEAEIHKLDKGLREEAHENASLLRSLHESSNKIVKLKEEKSEVESELELQKKNVKSYEKEVSSLKYELHMISKEMDIRNEEKNMIMKSAEVANKRHTEDVKTIALLEGECHRLRGLLRKKLPGPAALAQMKLEVESTRHVISGIHQRKTNGLQESEVLTKQLEVFEEETKRLKEALASSNAELQASRNLYTKTVNRLKSLEAEVQVLHQERSSQKSNLANNYRSSSSRISSNSPSITSISDGWHKDPGSPVESLASSVSDHFGNSRVRSSVKFENHESETFSELMDDFLEVEKMACSSDNASVQIGNKVKNYAVDKQSDDTLDLKDKNANLVEHEQLLEELKAQLASSHKSYNLAEIQLKCMTESYKSLQTHVEELEAENKFLKEKIDELKNDLEEEKQCHHDSLVRHKDIEEKMQRDKCLVCATNSAENNDINTQKDTELAAAEKKLAECQETLHVLGRQLQAMCPQTDSKRFQTNESSIKPNYGWSNSNGSYTSDEIDHAEACSVSSTSDIQGMNDEFSSSHNFGSTSCLSDTEGNFSTNSSIKSSRSCYMLTESNSRPSASATGKQNSHGLSQLFSSKEKTGH, encoded by the exons ATGGACCGTCGAGGTTGGCCGTGGAAGAAAAAATCATCAGACAAAATCACAAAGGCTGAGAAACCATTTGTTACACTTGACTCTGTTGGTTCCACCTTGTCTTCTGTGGCACATTTAGGAAACcag CAGGACAATTGCACAAATAAGAACTATGTTCAAATTTCAATGGAGTCATACACGCGTATGTCTGGATTGGAAGATCAAGTTGTAAACATGGAGAATCAAATAAAAGATTTGGAAGCAAATTTATCAGCAGCTTATTCAGAATTAGACAACAAGGAAAGTCTGGTTAAACAACACGCAAAAGTTGCCGAGGAAGCCGTCTCAG GTTGGGAGAAAGCTGATGCAGAAGTTGTTTCCTTAAGACACCAACTTGAATCTATCACTCTTTCGAAGCTTAGTTGCGACGAGAGAATAGCTCACTTAGATGGAGCTCTGAAAGAATGCATGAAGCAGATAAGAACTGTAAAGGAGGAAAGTGAGCAAAAAATACAAGAGGTGATTCTTATGAAATCTCAACAGTGGGAGAAATTCAAGTTAGAGCTTGAAGCAGAAATACACAAATTAGATAAAGGACTTCGCGAAGAAGCTCATGAAAATGCCTCCCTTCTGAGATCACTTCATGAAAGTtcaaataaaattgtgaaactAAAAGAAGAAAAGTCCGAAGTTGAGTCCGAGTTAGAGCTTCAAAAGAAGAATGTTAAGTCGTATGAGAAAGAAGTAAGTTCTTTGAAGTATGAGCTGCATATGATTTCTAAGGAGATGGATATCCGAAATGAAGAGAAGAACATGATTATGAAATCAGCAGAAGTGGCAAACAAACGACACACCGAGGATGTCAAGACTATTGCCTTGCTGGAGGGCGAGTGCCATCGGCTTCGTGGTCTGTTGAGAAAAAAGTTGCCTGGTCCTGCTGCATTGGCACAAATGAAGCTAGAAGTTGAAAGTACACGCCACGTCATCAGTGGAATCCATCAAAGAAAAACTAATGGCCTGCAAGAATCCGAGGTTCTTACAAAACAATTGGAGGTGTttgaagaagaaacaaagagATTGAAAGAAGCTTTGGCCTCAAGTAATGCTGAATTACAGGCTTCTAGGAACTTGTACACCAAAACAGTTAACAGACTTAAGAGCTTAGAAGCGGAGGTACAAGTTCTTCATCAAGAAAGAAGTTCCCAGAAATCAAATTTGGCAAACAATTATAGGAGTTCTTCAAGTAGAATTTCTAGTAATTCACCGAGCATCACTTCTATATCTGATGGCTGGCACAAGGATCCGGGAAGTCCTGTTGAGTCACTTGCATCCTCAGTTTCTGACCATTTTGGTAACAGTAGAGTTAGAAGCTCAGTTAAATTTGAGAATCACGAAAGTGAAACTTTCTCAGAACTGATGGACGATTTCCTTGAAGTCGAGAAAATGGCATGCTCATCAGACAATGCCAGTGTGCAAATTGGTAACAAAGTTAAGAACTACGCCGTAGATAAACAATCAGATGATACGCTTGATCTTAAGGACAAAAATGCGAATTTAGTGGAACATGAACAGCTTCTGGAAGAACTGAAAGCGCAATTGGCGTCATCTCataaatcatacaacttggCCGAGATTCAGCTGAAATGCATGACAGAGTCTTATAAGTCACTTCAAACACATGTAGAAGAGTTAGAAGCTGAAAATAAGTTTCTAAAGGAAAAAATAGATGAGCTAAAGAATGATCTAGAGGAGGAAAAACAATGTCATCACGATTCTTTGGTGAGGCACAAAGATATTGAGGAAAAAATGCAAAG GGACAAGTGTCTGGTGTGTGCAACGAATTCAGCTGAAAATAATGACATCAATACTCAAAAG GACACAGAACTAGCAGCTGCAGAGAAAAAACTAGCAGAATGTCAGGAGACACTACATGTACTTGGTAGGCAATTACAAGCAATGTGCCCACAAACTGACTCTAAAAGATTTCAAACAAATGAATCTTCCATTAAACCGAATTATGGCTGGTCGAATTCTAATGGCTCGTATACCTCAGATGAAATTGATCATGCTGAAGCATGTAGTGTATCTTCTACTTCTGACATTCAAGGAATGAATGATGAGTTTTCATCTTCACACAACTTTGGTTCCACATCATGTCTTTCGGACACCGAAGGCAACTTTTCGACAAATTCTTCAATTAAGTCAAGCCGAAGCTGTTATATGCTTACTGAATCAAATTCACGTCCTTCTGCTTCTGCCACAGGGAAGCAAAATTCACATGGTTTGAGtcaattattttcttctaaAGAGAAAACTGGTCACTAG
- the LOC11420540 gene encoding filament-like plant protein 5 isoform X2, which produces MDRRGWPWKKKSSDKITKAEKPFVTLDSVGSTLSSVAHLGNQDNCTNKNYVQISMESYTRMSGLEDQVVNMENQIKDLEANLSAAYSELDNKESLVKQHAKVAEEAVSGWEKADAEVVSLRHQLESITLSKLSCDERIAHLDGALKECMKQIRTVKEESEQKIQEVILMKSQQWEKFKLELEAEIHKLDKGLREEAHENASLLRSLHESSNKIVKLKEEKSEVESELELQKKNVKSYEKEVSSLKYELHMISKEMDIRNEEKNMIMKSAEVANKRHTEDVKTIALLEGECHRLRGLLRKKLPGPAALAQMKLEVESTRHVISGIHQRKTNGLQESEVLTKQLEVFEEETKRLKEALASSNAELQASRNLYTKTVNRLKSLEAEVQVLHQERSSQKSNLANNYRSSSSRISSNSPSITSISDGWHKDPGSPVESLASSVSDHFGNSRVRSSVKFENHESETFSELMDDFLEVEKMACSSDNASVQIGNKVKNYAVDKQSDDTLDLKDKNANLVEHEQLLEELKAQLASSHKSYNLAEIQLKCMTESYKSLQTHVEELEAENKFLKEKIDELKNDLEEEKQCHHDSLVRHKDIEEKMQRDKCLVCATNSAENNDINTQKDTELAAAEKKLAECQETLHVLGRQLQAMCPQTDSKRFQTNESSIKPNYGWSNSNGSYTSDEIDHAEACSVSSTSDIQGMNDEFSSSHNFGSTSCLSDTEGNFSTNSSIKSSRSCYMLTESNSRPSASATGKQNSHGLSQLFSSKEKTGH; this is translated from the exons ATGGACCGTCGAGGTTGGCCGTGGAAGAAAAAATCATCAGACAAAATCACAAAGGCTGAGAAACCATTTGTTACACTTGACTCTGTTGGTTCCACCTTGTCTTCTGTGGCACATTTAGGAAACcag GACAATTGCACAAATAAGAACTATGTTCAAATTTCAATGGAGTCATACACGCGTATGTCTGGATTGGAAGATCAAGTTGTAAACATGGAGAATCAAATAAAAGATTTGGAAGCAAATTTATCAGCAGCTTATTCAGAATTAGACAACAAGGAAAGTCTGGTTAAACAACACGCAAAAGTTGCCGAGGAAGCCGTCTCAG GTTGGGAGAAAGCTGATGCAGAAGTTGTTTCCTTAAGACACCAACTTGAATCTATCACTCTTTCGAAGCTTAGTTGCGACGAGAGAATAGCTCACTTAGATGGAGCTCTGAAAGAATGCATGAAGCAGATAAGAACTGTAAAGGAGGAAAGTGAGCAAAAAATACAAGAGGTGATTCTTATGAAATCTCAACAGTGGGAGAAATTCAAGTTAGAGCTTGAAGCAGAAATACACAAATTAGATAAAGGACTTCGCGAAGAAGCTCATGAAAATGCCTCCCTTCTGAGATCACTTCATGAAAGTtcaaataaaattgtgaaactAAAAGAAGAAAAGTCCGAAGTTGAGTCCGAGTTAGAGCTTCAAAAGAAGAATGTTAAGTCGTATGAGAAAGAAGTAAGTTCTTTGAAGTATGAGCTGCATATGATTTCTAAGGAGATGGATATCCGAAATGAAGAGAAGAACATGATTATGAAATCAGCAGAAGTGGCAAACAAACGACACACCGAGGATGTCAAGACTATTGCCTTGCTGGAGGGCGAGTGCCATCGGCTTCGTGGTCTGTTGAGAAAAAAGTTGCCTGGTCCTGCTGCATTGGCACAAATGAAGCTAGAAGTTGAAAGTACACGCCACGTCATCAGTGGAATCCATCAAAGAAAAACTAATGGCCTGCAAGAATCCGAGGTTCTTACAAAACAATTGGAGGTGTttgaagaagaaacaaagagATTGAAAGAAGCTTTGGCCTCAAGTAATGCTGAATTACAGGCTTCTAGGAACTTGTACACCAAAACAGTTAACAGACTTAAGAGCTTAGAAGCGGAGGTACAAGTTCTTCATCAAGAAAGAAGTTCCCAGAAATCAAATTTGGCAAACAATTATAGGAGTTCTTCAAGTAGAATTTCTAGTAATTCACCGAGCATCACTTCTATATCTGATGGCTGGCACAAGGATCCGGGAAGTCCTGTTGAGTCACTTGCATCCTCAGTTTCTGACCATTTTGGTAACAGTAGAGTTAGAAGCTCAGTTAAATTTGAGAATCACGAAAGTGAAACTTTCTCAGAACTGATGGACGATTTCCTTGAAGTCGAGAAAATGGCATGCTCATCAGACAATGCCAGTGTGCAAATTGGTAACAAAGTTAAGAACTACGCCGTAGATAAACAATCAGATGATACGCTTGATCTTAAGGACAAAAATGCGAATTTAGTGGAACATGAACAGCTTCTGGAAGAACTGAAAGCGCAATTGGCGTCATCTCataaatcatacaacttggCCGAGATTCAGCTGAAATGCATGACAGAGTCTTATAAGTCACTTCAAACACATGTAGAAGAGTTAGAAGCTGAAAATAAGTTTCTAAAGGAAAAAATAGATGAGCTAAAGAATGATCTAGAGGAGGAAAAACAATGTCATCACGATTCTTTGGTGAGGCACAAAGATATTGAGGAAAAAATGCAAAG GGACAAGTGTCTGGTGTGTGCAACGAATTCAGCTGAAAATAATGACATCAATACTCAAAAG GACACAGAACTAGCAGCTGCAGAGAAAAAACTAGCAGAATGTCAGGAGACACTACATGTACTTGGTAGGCAATTACAAGCAATGTGCCCACAAACTGACTCTAAAAGATTTCAAACAAATGAATCTTCCATTAAACCGAATTATGGCTGGTCGAATTCTAATGGCTCGTATACCTCAGATGAAATTGATCATGCTGAAGCATGTAGTGTATCTTCTACTTCTGACATTCAAGGAATGAATGATGAGTTTTCATCTTCACACAACTTTGGTTCCACATCATGTCTTTCGGACACCGAAGGCAACTTTTCGACAAATTCTTCAATTAAGTCAAGCCGAAGCTGTTATATGCTTACTGAATCAAATTCACGTCCTTCTGCTTCTGCCACAGGGAAGCAAAATTCACATGGTTTGAGtcaattattttcttctaaAGAGAAAACTGGTCACTAG